A portion of the Streptomyces coeruleoprunus genome contains these proteins:
- the ppdK gene encoding pyruvate, phosphate dikinase, producing the protein MVRYVYDFSEGGREQADLLGGKGANLAEMTRMGLPVPPGFTVTTEACRVYLATGAPPPGLDDEIAEHLARLEREAGRRLGRVDDPLLLSVRSGARFSMPGMMETILDIGLNDYAVLGLAKTPARERFAWDSYRRLVQMFGTTVMGVDGALFEEVLGRIEHQHHVDESHLDACDLIRIVETFKDVVQERTGEEFPQDPHEQLHRAVLAVFSSWNAERARVYRRREHIPDDLGTAVNVQTMVFGNRGADSGSGVAFTRDPATGRPGVYGDYLPNAQGEDVVSGTRDAVPLEELRRLDPVSYEELRGHLRRLEEHYRDLCDVEFTIEQGRLWMLQTRVGKRTAQAAFGIAAQLVDEGLISPDEALQRVNGEGLARLMFPRFDASAAGEPLARGVPASPGAAVGAVVFDSAEATRRAAAGERVVLVRPETTPDDLPGMVAAQAVLTSRGGKTSHAAVVARGMGKVCVCGADALRVEVRERRFTVGDVTVEEGAVISVDGSEGRVYRGEVPLEDSVVMRYFEAGGRLPEGSGSADAAAERMTEADRLVRDVDRLMERADGLRRLEVRANADTPEDAARARRFGARGIGLCRTEHMFLGERRALVEAMILARDDAEREASLAALLPLQRRDFAGILAAMDGLPVTIRLLDPPLHEFLPDRTELAVRVASERAVGREPDARDTALLSAVTRLHEQNPMLGLRGVRLGLVVPGLVAMQVRAVAEAVVERVRAGGNPRAQIMVPLVDAVEELRLVREEVDRVLARVAEESGLAVDCPVGTMIELPRAALTAGRIARDAEFFSFGTNDLTQTTWGFSRDDVEAEFFSAYLEKGVFEASPFETIDREGVGRLVEIAVAEGRATRPDLEIGVCGEHGGDPESVHFFHAAGLDYVSCSPFRVPVARLEAGRAALREVLDSDTR; encoded by the coding sequence ATGGTCCGTTACGTGTACGACTTCTCCGAGGGCGGCCGGGAGCAGGCCGACCTCCTCGGCGGCAAGGGCGCCAATCTGGCCGAGATGACGCGCATGGGCCTGCCGGTGCCGCCCGGTTTCACGGTGACCACGGAGGCGTGCCGGGTGTACCTGGCGACGGGCGCGCCGCCGCCCGGGCTGGACGACGAGATCGCGGAGCACCTGGCGCGGCTGGAGCGGGAGGCGGGGCGCCGGCTGGGCCGGGTGGACGATCCGCTGCTGCTGTCGGTGCGGTCGGGGGCTCGGTTCTCGATGCCCGGGATGATGGAGACGATCCTCGACATCGGGCTGAACGACTACGCGGTGCTGGGGCTGGCGAAGACGCCGGCGCGGGAGCGCTTCGCCTGGGACTCGTACCGCCGTCTCGTGCAGATGTTCGGCACGACGGTGATGGGCGTGGACGGGGCGCTGTTCGAGGAGGTCCTCGGGCGGATCGAGCACCAGCACCACGTGGACGAGTCGCACCTGGACGCCTGTGACCTGATCAGGATCGTGGAGACGTTCAAGGACGTCGTGCAGGAGCGGACGGGTGAGGAGTTCCCGCAGGATCCGCACGAGCAGCTGCACCGGGCGGTGCTGGCGGTGTTCTCGTCGTGGAACGCGGAGCGGGCACGGGTCTACCGCCGGCGGGAGCACATCCCGGACGACCTGGGGACGGCGGTGAACGTCCAGACGATGGTGTTCGGCAACCGGGGCGCCGACTCGGGCAGCGGCGTGGCGTTCACGCGCGACCCGGCGACCGGCCGGCCGGGCGTGTACGGCGACTACCTGCCGAACGCCCAGGGCGAGGACGTGGTGTCGGGGACGCGCGACGCCGTGCCGCTGGAGGAGTTGCGGCGGCTGGACCCGGTTTCGTACGAGGAGCTGCGGGGCCATCTGCGGCGGCTGGAGGAGCACTACCGGGACCTGTGCGACGTCGAGTTCACGATCGAGCAGGGCAGGCTGTGGATGCTGCAGACGCGGGTCGGGAAGCGTACCGCGCAGGCCGCGTTCGGGATCGCCGCGCAGCTCGTCGACGAGGGGCTCATCAGTCCGGACGAGGCGCTGCAGCGGGTGAACGGGGAGGGCCTGGCGCGGTTGATGTTCCCGCGCTTCGACGCGTCGGCGGCCGGTGAGCCGCTGGCGCGGGGGGTGCCGGCGTCGCCCGGGGCCGCGGTGGGGGCGGTGGTGTTCGACTCGGCGGAGGCAACTCGGCGGGCCGCGGCGGGTGAACGGGTGGTGCTGGTACGGCCGGAGACGACCCCGGACGACCTGCCGGGCATGGTCGCCGCGCAGGCGGTGCTGACGAGCAGGGGCGGCAAGACCAGCCATGCGGCGGTGGTGGCGCGCGGCATGGGCAAGGTGTGCGTGTGCGGCGCGGACGCGCTGCGCGTGGAGGTGCGGGAGCGCCGCTTCACGGTGGGGGACGTGACCGTGGAGGAGGGGGCGGTGATCTCGGTGGACGGCTCCGAGGGCCGGGTGTACCGGGGTGAGGTGCCGCTGGAGGACTCGGTGGTGATGCGGTACTTCGAGGCGGGGGGCCGCCTGCCGGAGGGGTCCGGGTCCGCGGACGCGGCGGCCGAGCGGATGACGGAGGCGGACCGGCTGGTCCGGGACGTGGACCGCCTGATGGAACGGGCGGACGGACTGCGGCGGCTGGAGGTGCGGGCCAACGCGGACACGCCGGAGGACGCGGCGCGGGCGCGCCGGTTCGGGGCGCGGGGCATCGGGTTGTGCCGTACGGAGCACATGTTCCTCGGCGAGCGGCGGGCGTTGGTGGAGGCGATGATCCTGGCGCGTGACGACGCGGAGCGGGAGGCGTCGCTGGCGGCGCTGCTGCCGCTGCAGCGGCGGGACTTCGCGGGGATCCTGGCGGCGATGGACGGGCTGCCGGTGACGATCCGGCTGCTGGACCCGCCGCTGCACGAGTTCCTGCCGGACCGTACGGAACTGGCGGTGCGGGTGGCGAGCGAGCGGGCGGTGGGCCGAGAACCGGACGCGAGGGACACCGCGTTGCTCTCCGCGGTGACCCGCCTCCACGAGCAGAACCCGATGCTGGGCCTCCGGGGCGTCCGCCTGGGCCTGGTCGTGCCGGGCCTGGTGGCCATGCAGGTGCGGGCGGTGGCGGAGGCGGTCGTGGAGCGCGTCCGGGCGGGCGGGAACCCGCGGGCGCAGATCATGGTGCCGCTGGTCGACGCGGTGGAGGAACTGCGGCTCGTACGCGAGGAGGTGGACCGGGTGCTGGCGCGGGTGGCGGAGGAGAGCGGGCTGGCGGTCGACTGCCCGGTCGGCACGATGATCGAGCTGCCGCGGGCGGCGCTGACGGCGGGGCGCATCGCGCGGGACGCGGAGTTCTTCTCGTTCGGCACGAACGATCTGACGCAGACGACGTGGGGGTTCTCGCGGGACGACGTGGAGGCGGAGTTCTTCTCGGCCTACCTGGAGAAGGGCGTGTTCGAGGCGTCCCCGTTCGAGACGATCGACCGGGAGGGCGTGGGCCGCCTGGTGGAGATCGCCGTGGCGGAGGGCCGGGCCACGCGCCCGGACCTGGAGATCGGCGTCTGCGGCGAACACGGCGGCGACCCGGAATCGGTCCACTTCTTCCACGCGGCGGGCCTCGACTACGTGTCGTGCTCCCCGTTCAGAGTGCCGGTCGCCCGCCTGGAAGCAGGCCGCGCGGCCTTGCGGGAGGTACTGGACAGCGACACACGCTAG